A DNA window from Neochlamydia sp. AcF84 contains the following coding sequences:
- the truB gene encoding tRNA pseudouridine(55) synthase TruB, translating into MINRSAGSIAPSPQGILLIDKPIGKTSFSLVAALRRILGVDKIGHAGTLDPFATGVMVLLIGRNMTKLSDRFLCEDKEYIAQVHLGEATDTYDCEGTITFQSPLIPTPSEIKAIIQEFQGEVQQIPPMHSAKKVNGKKLYELARKGKVIERQPVKVTLQIEILDYHYPYLNLRVKCSKGTYIRSLADDIGKKLGCGAHLSNLKRTRSGPFNLEDCLDGSQLFIASPDVQQISKALFYPAL; encoded by the coding sequence ATGATTAATCGTTCAGCAGGCTCCATAGCTCCTAGCCCTCAAGGTATTTTGCTTATAGATAAACCTATAGGCAAAACATCTTTTAGCCTTGTAGCTGCATTAAGGCGTATTTTAGGAGTAGATAAAATCGGTCATGCCGGCACACTCGATCCTTTTGCCACAGGCGTCATGGTTCTACTCATCGGGCGCAACATGACCAAGCTCTCCGATCGATTTCTATGCGAGGATAAGGAATACATTGCTCAAGTGCATTTGGGAGAAGCTACCGACACCTACGATTGTGAAGGAACTATCACTTTCCAATCCCCTCTTATTCCTACTCCCTCTGAAATTAAGGCTATCATCCAAGAATTTCAAGGGGAAGTCCAACAAATTCCCCCTATGCATTCTGCTAAAAAAGTTAATGGAAAAAAACTTTACGAACTGGCTAGAAAAGGAAAAGTGATAGAACGTCAACCTGTCAAGGTCACTCTGCAAATAGAGATATTAGATTATCACTATCCCTATCTAAATCTTCGGGTAAAATGTTCTAAGGGTACTTACATACGTAGCTTAGCTGATGATATAGGTAAAAAGCTAGGATGTGGAGCTCATCTTTCCAATCTTAAAAGGACGCGTAGCGGGCCCTTTAACCTTGAAGATTGTTTAGATGGCAGCCAATTATTTATTGCCTCCCCTGATGTTCAGCAAATCAGCAAAGCTCTTTTTTATCCTGCTCTATAA
- the nusA gene encoding transcription termination factor NusA produces MNKDLIAIFEYLEREKGIKREIVISAIEESLRAAARKSISGASNVTVTIHPKTGNIDVYCEKEIVDEVEVPAQEISLEEAREIDPESQVGQFIDVIATPRDFGRIAAQKARQIITQKLRGAERDVIYEEYRHRVNELISGTVKRFVRGANLIIDLGKVEALMPMKHYPKTEKYNLGDKVLALLLEVNDTENGGAEVILSRSHPEFVRQLLIQEVPEINDNIVVIDKIARDPGYRTKLTVRSTDPKVDPVGACVGMRGVRVKNVVRELHNEKIDIVPFSADPIELLQNALSPIEIRKINISEDDHTISIVVDDEDFAAVIGKKGMNARLNSELIGYELEVQRMTDYNRTMALQRTELAESDDPSLNEPLEEIDGLNNLIFQHLIAEGYTTLKSLLIATPEELAKIPGISLDTADKIIEQIRKQRIESLGKKPEANH; encoded by the coding sequence ATGAATAAAGATCTCATAGCTATTTTTGAGTACCTAGAAAGAGAAAAAGGCATTAAGCGAGAAATCGTAATCAGCGCCATAGAAGAATCTCTTCGTGCCGCCGCCCGTAAAAGTATTAGCGGAGCCTCAAATGTTACTGTGACTATTCATCCCAAAACAGGTAATATTGACGTTTACTGCGAAAAAGAGATTGTAGACGAAGTGGAAGTGCCTGCTCAAGAAATCTCATTAGAAGAAGCTCGCGAAATTGATCCTGAGAGCCAAGTGGGCCAATTTATTGATGTGATAGCCACTCCTAGAGATTTTGGTCGTATTGCAGCCCAAAAAGCACGCCAAATTATTACTCAAAAGTTGCGAGGGGCGGAGCGCGATGTTATTTATGAAGAGTACCGCCATCGGGTAAATGAATTAATTTCTGGTACTGTCAAACGCTTTGTCCGAGGAGCTAATTTAATTATCGATTTAGGTAAAGTAGAAGCTTTAATGCCCATGAAGCACTATCCTAAAACTGAGAAATATAATCTTGGAGATAAAGTTTTGGCCTTACTGCTAGAAGTGAATGATACGGAAAATGGCGGCGCAGAAGTTATTCTCTCACGTAGCCATCCAGAATTCGTTCGTCAATTGCTCATCCAAGAAGTACCTGAGATTAATGATAATATTGTTGTTATCGACAAAATTGCTCGTGATCCCGGCTACCGAACTAAATTAACTGTTCGTTCTACAGATCCTAAAGTTGATCCAGTAGGTGCTTGTGTAGGGATGCGTGGGGTACGTGTTAAAAATGTAGTCAGAGAATTACATAATGAGAAAATCGATATTGTTCCTTTTTCCGCCGACCCTATTGAACTTCTGCAGAATGCTCTATCGCCGATTGAGATTCGTAAAATCAATATTAGCGAAGATGATCACACCATCTCTATCGTCGTGGATGATGAAGATTTTGCCGCTGTGATTGGTAAAAAAGGAATGAATGCAAGGCTTAACAGCGAATTGATTGGTTATGAGCTAGAAGTGCAGCGGATGACGGATTATAACCGTACCATGGCTTTGCAACGCACAGAGCTAGCCGAGTCCGATGATCCTTCTCTCAACGAACCCTTAGAAGAGATCGATGGTCTTAACAATCTGATTTTCCAGCATCTGATTGCCGAAGGCTACACTACTCTCAAATCTCTTTTGATTGCAACCCCAGAAGAATTGGCAAAAATTCCGGGCATAAGCCTAGATACCGCCGACAAGATTATAGAACAAATTAGAAAACAAAGGATAGAAAGCCTTGGCAAAAAACCTGAAGCTAACCATTAA
- a CDS encoding bifunctional riboflavin kinase/FAD synthetase has translation MKLLRELPATPLFSTSSVLTLGNFDGMHIGHQAIIKKVVETAKSQQKASVVLSFENHPSEVLYPDRPVNKICTNEHKIQLIKNMGVDLLILLKFTKEFSEQSAEQFIHHLQTLLPFSHLILGWDATLGKDRKGNKETIKGIAEREHFGVEYIEQQTVDEVAVSSSLIRKFIQEGQLETAQKLLGRPYSVLSAVDRGLGKGKQLSCPTANLDVKNLCIPPLGVYAVNIFVDQQLFKGVANLGIAPTVREDKVPLLEAHIFDYEANLYGKTIEVILTSYLRPEKKFANLEELKLHIQQDILKARSLG, from the coding sequence ATGAAACTCCTTCGCGAACTTCCAGCTACGCCGCTTTTTTCTACCTCTTCTGTGCTTACCTTAGGCAATTTTGATGGCATGCACATTGGGCACCAAGCGATCATCAAAAAAGTAGTAGAAACCGCCAAAAGCCAACAAAAAGCCAGTGTAGTTTTATCCTTTGAAAATCACCCCTCCGAGGTCCTTTATCCTGATAGGCCGGTAAATAAAATCTGCACGAATGAACATAAAATTCAGCTGATCAAAAATATGGGTGTAGATTTATTAATCTTGCTTAAATTTACTAAAGAATTTTCTGAACAGAGTGCTGAACAGTTTATCCATCATTTGCAGACTCTCCTCCCCTTTTCTCATCTTATCCTTGGATGGGACGCTACGTTAGGTAAAGATAGAAAAGGCAATAAGGAAACCATTAAAGGTATAGCAGAAAGAGAACATTTTGGTGTGGAATACATCGAACAGCAAACAGTCGACGAGGTTGCTGTTTCTAGCTCCCTGATTCGTAAATTCATTCAAGAAGGACAATTAGAGACCGCCCAAAAGCTCCTAGGACGTCCTTATAGTGTCTTATCTGCCGTTGATAGAGGTCTAGGAAAAGGAAAGCAGCTAAGCTGCCCTACAGCTAATTTAGATGTCAAAAATTTGTGTATTCCTCCTTTAGGAGTCTATGCTGTTAACATCTTTGTTGATCAGCAGCTGTTTAAAGGCGTAGCGAATCTAGGGATAGCACCCACCGTCCGTGAAGATAAAGTTCCTCTCTTAGAAGCTCATATTTTTGATTATGAGGCTAATCTGTATGGTAAAACCATCGAAGTTATTCTTACTTCTTATTTAAGGCCTGAAAAAAAGTTTGCTAACCTTGAAGAATTAAAGCTACATATCCAACAAGACATTTTAAAAGCTAGATCTCTTGGTTAA
- the infB gene encoding translation initiation factor IF-2, producing the protein MAKNLKLTIKNTQIAEAINLGKIKSKIAANKALEDKEEKPVKKSTLTKAPKAELNESTKNASVHSPTKEETTPRIRARSKSAFAEGAVPEAKPKVEFAETSSAGAAEEVEEEGIKIKKSSEELRKEIFAEELVELSEKKVFEEKPAAEEIFADAVKNEKTPAPAEETPLIAKEFIPSRGEKPVAVARQEAPIPAIKPMPEYVKLGPTGRHVKDLLPRKPAPRPAYVPPQPPQKHKAEAASTPDKEAAAKATKDKFKPKEGEETAVSDENLPKKTFPGKAKEFRDLKPTRRLEPTRAFDARDRQGLRAEDDTSQWRKKRNRQIKQVQEDTTIRPTALKIRTPISIKDLAAEMKLKSSQLISKLFMQGLVVTLNDLLEDETTIQLLGHEFGCEISIDTSEEKRIRITDQSASEEIKQTSPEKLHIRAPVVAFMGHVDHGKTSLIDAIRSSNRAAGEAGAITQHIGAFKCKTAVGEICILDTPGHEAFSAMRARGADVTDIVVLVVAGDEGLRQQTVEAIQHAREAKVTIVVAINKCDKPNFNVENVYRQLAEQELLPEAWGGQTITVNCSAVTKEGISTLLEMLALQAEVLELRADPTNRARGRVLESEMHKGMGAVATMLIQNGTLKIGDSLVFDQYWGRVKTMQDEYGHNIQQAGPSTPVSITGLSGLPEAGQEFIVVKNEKEAREIAEARMVGMRQNNLLKKKLSMENLMMQASEPSKKILNIILRADVQGSLEALKVGLLKIYSKKAEVNIISAGVGEVSESDVQMASTSKAVIIGFHTQIESHADALIRQHGVQVKMHDIIYHAIDDVKAMLVDLLDKIAIETEKGKFQVKALFKSSHYGQIAGGIVTEGAINRNNQMRIIRNGQLIGKSSISSIKRVKDDVREVQKGLECGIVLSNFDTAQEGDVFEAYEVTYITQEL; encoded by the coding sequence TTGGCAAAAAACCTGAAGCTAACCATTAAAAACACTCAAATTGCTGAAGCCATCAATTTAGGTAAAATTAAAAGCAAAATAGCAGCAAATAAGGCTTTAGAAGATAAAGAAGAAAAGCCTGTTAAAAAAAGTACGCTGACTAAAGCACCTAAAGCAGAGCTAAATGAATCTACGAAAAACGCTTCAGTTCATTCTCCAACTAAGGAAGAAACTACACCTCGAATTCGCGCGCGTTCTAAATCTGCTTTTGCTGAAGGTGCTGTCCCTGAAGCTAAGCCTAAGGTAGAATTTGCAGAGACTTCAAGCGCAGGTGCAGCTGAAGAGGTCGAGGAAGAAGGCATTAAGATTAAAAAATCTAGTGAAGAGCTACGTAAAGAAATTTTTGCTGAAGAACTGGTAGAGCTATCTGAGAAAAAAGTTTTTGAAGAAAAGCCAGCGGCGGAAGAAATTTTTGCTGATGCAGTTAAAAATGAAAAAACTCCTGCTCCTGCTGAAGAAACCCCTCTTATAGCAAAAGAATTTATTCCTTCTCGAGGCGAAAAACCTGTAGCAGTAGCCCGTCAAGAAGCCCCTATACCTGCAATTAAGCCTATGCCAGAATATGTCAAGCTGGGGCCTACAGGTCGGCATGTTAAGGATCTTTTACCTCGAAAACCGGCTCCGCGGCCTGCTTATGTTCCTCCTCAGCCACCTCAAAAACATAAAGCAGAGGCAGCTTCCACTCCTGATAAAGAAGCAGCAGCTAAAGCTACGAAAGACAAATTTAAGCCCAAAGAGGGTGAAGAAACCGCTGTTAGTGATGAAAATCTTCCTAAGAAAACCTTTCCAGGTAAAGCTAAAGAATTTCGTGATCTGAAACCTACCCGGCGTCTTGAACCCACGCGAGCATTTGATGCACGCGATAGACAAGGCTTGCGAGCAGAGGATGATACTTCTCAATGGAGGAAAAAGCGCAACAGACAAATCAAGCAGGTTCAGGAAGATACTACTATTCGACCTACTGCGCTCAAAATCAGAACGCCTATTAGCATTAAAGATTTGGCTGCTGAAATGAAATTAAAGTCTTCCCAGCTAATCTCTAAATTGTTCATGCAAGGGCTTGTCGTTACCCTTAATGATTTGTTAGAAGATGAGACGACTATTCAACTGCTAGGACATGAATTTGGATGCGAGATTAGCATTGATACCTCAGAAGAAAAAAGGATCCGCATTACTGATCAAAGTGCTAGCGAAGAGATCAAACAAACCTCTCCAGAAAAGCTTCACATTCGGGCACCTGTAGTTGCCTTCATGGGACATGTAGACCATGGTAAGACCAGCTTAATTGATGCTATAAGAAGCAGCAACCGTGCAGCTGGCGAGGCAGGAGCTATTACTCAGCATATTGGAGCGTTTAAATGTAAAACAGCGGTAGGAGAAATTTGCATCCTTGATACTCCAGGACACGAAGCCTTTTCTGCTATGCGTGCCCGTGGTGCGGATGTCACCGATATCGTGGTGTTAGTTGTAGCCGGTGATGAAGGCCTTCGCCAACAAACAGTGGAAGCCATCCAGCATGCTCGTGAAGCAAAAGTTACCATCGTAGTAGCTATTAACAAATGTGATAAGCCTAATTTCAACGTTGAAAATGTTTACCGTCAGCTAGCAGAGCAAGAACTTCTTCCAGAAGCATGGGGTGGGCAAACTATTACTGTTAATTGTTCTGCAGTCACTAAAGAAGGCATTAGCACACTGCTAGAAATGCTAGCTTTGCAAGCAGAAGTGTTGGAATTGCGCGCAGATCCTACTAACCGGGCTCGAGGGCGTGTTTTAGAATCTGAAATGCATAAAGGCATGGGCGCTGTGGCTACTATGCTTATTCAGAATGGAACTTTAAAAATAGGCGACTCTCTTGTATTTGATCAATATTGGGGACGTGTTAAAACTATGCAAGATGAATATGGGCATAATATTCAGCAAGCAGGACCTTCCACACCCGTATCCATTACAGGCCTTTCGGGCCTCCCAGAAGCAGGGCAAGAGTTTATTGTAGTTAAAAATGAAAAAGAGGCTCGTGAGATTGCTGAAGCTCGTATGGTAGGTATGCGCCAAAACAACTTGCTTAAAAAGAAGCTCTCCATGGAAAACTTGATGATGCAAGCTTCGGAGCCTTCTAAGAAAATTCTTAATATTATCTTGCGTGCTGACGTACAAGGCTCTCTTGAAGCCCTTAAAGTAGGGTTACTGAAAATTTATTCGAAAAAAGCCGAAGTTAATATTATTTCTGCAGGAGTAGGAGAAGTTTCGGAATCAGACGTGCAAATGGCTTCGACCTCCAAAGCGGTCATTATAGGCTTCCACACCCAGATTGAAAGCCATGCTGATGCCCTTATTAGACAACATGGAGTACAGGTTAAAATGCATGACATCATTTATCATGCTATTGATGATGTTAAAGCCATGCTCGTAGATCTTTTGGATAAGATTGCTATTGAAACAGAAAAAGGAAAATTCCAAGTGAAAGCGCTCTTTAAGTCCTCCCACTATGGACAAATAGCAGGAGGAATTGTTACTGAAGGCGCGATTAATCGTAATAACCAGATGCGCATTATACGCAATGGCCAGCTGATTGGAAAATCATCGATTTCCTCAATAAAACGCGTAAAAGACGATGTAAGAGAGGTTCAAAAAGGCCTTGAATGTGGTATAGTTCTTTCCAATTTTGATACTGCACAAGAAGGCGATGTATTTGAAGCGTACGAAGTTACTTACATTACCCAAGAATTATAA
- the rbfA gene encoding 30S ribosome-binding factor RbfA: MAKQRTDRLNSLLKEVISDVIRKDVRNPHVNELMTVTRVEITKDLHHAKVFISVIGNQEQKDQTIQALETAAGFVAVTASKKVVMRYFPELHFKLDDSVDKHMRIEQLLEEISSERESRGND; the protein is encoded by the coding sequence ATGGCAAAACAACGCACGGATAGACTTAATTCCCTCCTTAAAGAAGTTATCTCAGATGTTATTCGTAAAGATGTGCGCAACCCGCACGTCAATGAGCTTATGACGGTCACAAGGGTAGAGATTACTAAAGACTTGCACCATGCCAAAGTATTTATCAGCGTGATTGGCAATCAAGAGCAAAAAGATCAGACTATCCAAGCTCTTGAAACGGCAGCGGGGTTTGTCGCGGTTACAGCCTCAAAAAAAGTGGTCATGCGTTATTTTCCCGAGCTTCACTTTAAGCTTGATGATAGCGTAGATAAGCATATGCGTATCGAGCAGCTCCTCGAAGAAATTAGCAGTGAGCGTGAGTCGCGAGGCAATGATTAA